In Leptolyngbya sp. SIO1E4, one DNA window encodes the following:
- a CDS encoding iron ABC transporter permease: MTTTVRSPGSFTQRLGQRQRILLAAVLLCLGLSVVVFLSLTNGSVALTGQELMAAALRQGNPIHQTILWDLRLPRVLAALIVGMALGLAGALLQGMLRNGLASPFLLGISAGAGLVVVLVVGVGLLRIWVPFGAWVGAVVTTLMVYLLARTGTTLSVERLVLGGVAFSSFFGAIQSLLLLLSPDGQIQAALNWLIGSLNGRGWTEVRLVGPGLLLAAIVACLLARQVNLLNLGDDLATGLGVSLVRSRCLIGAVATLLAAGAVSIAGLVGFVGLIVPHGVRLLVGTDYRLVLPFSALGGAFVLSGADLIARAGPVELPVGVVTAILGAPVFIWLLHRRRTRGGL; the protein is encoded by the coding sequence ATGACAACGACGGTGCGATCGCCCGGTTCCTTCACTCAGCGCCTCGGGCAGCGGCAGCGAATCTTGCTGGCAGCGGTTCTGCTGTGTTTGGGGTTAAGCGTCGTTGTATTTCTCTCTCTGACTAATGGCTCAGTTGCCCTCACTGGCCAAGAACTGATGGCGGCAGCGCTGCGTCAGGGCAACCCTATTCACCAGACCATCCTGTGGGATCTACGACTGCCGCGAGTATTGGCAGCGCTCATTGTGGGCATGGCGTTAGGGCTGGCAGGTGCATTGCTGCAGGGAATGTTGCGCAATGGCCTGGCCAGTCCATTTTTGTTGGGCATTTCGGCAGGTGCTGGGCTGGTGGTGGTTTTGGTCGTTGGTGTCGGGCTGCTGCGAATATGGGTGCCCTTTGGGGCTTGGGTAGGCGCCGTTGTCACCACGTTGATGGTTTATCTTCTGGCCCGCACTGGTACCACCTTATCCGTCGAGCGATTGGTGCTGGGTGGAGTCGCGTTCAGTTCGTTTTTTGGGGCAATTCAGTCACTTCTGTTGCTGCTGTCTCCGGATGGTCAAATTCAAGCGGCGCTGAACTGGCTGATTGGCAGCCTCAATGGACGGGGTTGGACAGAGGTCAGATTGGTAGGGCCAGGCTTGCTTTTGGCTGCGATCGTGGCCTGTTTGCTGGCGCGGCAGGTCAACCTGCTGAACTTGGGGGATGACCTGGCCACTGGGTTAGGCGTCTCGCTGGTGCGATCGCGCTGTTTAATTGGCGCTGTTGCCACCCTTTTGGCGGCAGGGGCCGTCAGCATCGCCGGGCTGGTGGGGTTTGTGGGTCTGATTGTGCCCCATGGGGTGCGATTGCTGGTGGGCACTGACTATCGTTTGGTGTTGCCATTTTCGGCATTGGGCGGGGCGTTTGTGCTGTCAGGGGCGGACTTAATTGCGCGGGCAGGGCCAGTAGAATTGCCTGTGGGGGTCGTCACCGCGATACTCGGTGCCCCTGTCTTTATTTGGCTGCTGCACCGTCGGCGCACGCGGGGAGGGCTATAA
- a CDS encoding TonB-dependent hemoglobin/transferrin/lactoferrin family receptor → MNYASLLRIILFSVPFCILYCWEFSALASPGDEIAEPPVSRALNLEKQAIEASSPGAIAQLTASFDPRSQPRPYTPDAKNSSLQLPEASTRTQGVSASVNTASVNTAEVETGEVEVAEAVVAQANDSTDRSQESGPEFTGETLRFTVTGTRNPLRVDQLPATVTVFELEDFEFYQFQNLQDLLRYEPGVSVRDNPRYGVQDVNIRGIEGNRILFQLDGIRLPERFEFGPFNLGRGDYVDFATLQAVEILRGPASTLYGSDALGGVVTFRSLEPSDLLGDDDDFAADVSSIFVSETGGFDNVFRIAGRRDSSEAVFVISRRDGRETDTFADSDFVDSIDSEGTTVFGHFVQRLSPVSKLSFIAEDFNRDTRRNEADGNLGINLSETEDILIDRTRVSLAYEYDNPESESFLNFARVQAFYQDSTLTELLDETRASGSAFPGVRVFRETENQFFADSYGGDVQLRSDFSTGSVNHRLTYGLDVSNTFNSRPRDRTETNLITGESTNEIPPDVFPVKDFPDGDTLRLGLYLQNEMEIGPLDIIAGLRFDHYDLSTDPDDDFVRNGAESADLNASALSPRIALLYEATPEISLYGQYARGFRAPLYSEINSGFTNLTGSFFKYETLSNPDLDPETSNSFEVGVRGNFPQFDFRVTGFYNTYDNFIETFAAAGTRCLVDAEPCPFLPPSLGGTQSVNQFQTQNVAEARIFGVEVGGEYRFNPDGSGFSLLGSFAWAQGDNQTDDEPLTTVDPLTAVLGLRYRDPSDQWRAEFLSTIVGTARVPDDADTFVPDAYAVFDLIGSYNPTSNLGLSLGIYNLFNTEYYTYSTVRTQPEDAADIERLSQSGTNVRLGVSYRF, encoded by the coding sequence ATGAACTACGCTTCTTTATTGAGAATTATTCTTTTCAGTGTCCCTTTTTGTATTTTGTACTGTTGGGAATTTTCTGCCCTGGCATCTCCCGGGGATGAGATCGCTGAGCCCCCAGTATCTCGTGCTTTAAACCTTGAGAAGCAAGCAATAGAGGCTTCAAGCCCAGGTGCGATCGCTCAGCTTACTGCCAGTTTTGACCCGCGATCGCAGCCCAGGCCATACACTCCAGATGCAAAAAATTCTTCACTACAGCTTCCTGAAGCGTCAACCAGAACTCAAGGCGTTTCCGCCTCGGTCAATACTGCCTCGGTCAATACTGCTGAGGTCGAGACTGGTGAGGTCGAGGTGGCGGAGGCTGTTGTGGCCCAGGCCAATGACAGCACAGATCGCAGCCAGGAGAGTGGCCCTGAATTCACCGGTGAGACCCTGCGCTTCACCGTTACTGGGACGCGCAACCCGCTGCGGGTTGACCAACTCCCAGCCACAGTCACCGTCTTTGAACTCGAAGATTTTGAGTTCTATCAATTTCAAAATTTGCAAGATCTGTTGCGCTACGAACCGGGGGTGTCTGTGCGAGATAACCCCCGTTATGGCGTCCAGGATGTCAATATTCGTGGCATTGAAGGCAATCGAATTCTCTTTCAGCTAGATGGCATTCGCCTGCCCGAACGATTCGAATTTGGGCCGTTTAATTTGGGTCGGGGCGACTATGTGGACTTCGCGACCCTGCAGGCGGTTGAGATTTTGCGCGGCCCAGCCTCAACCCTCTACGGCAGTGATGCCCTGGGTGGGGTTGTGACCTTCCGCTCCCTGGAACCCAGCGATTTATTGGGAGACGATGACGATTTTGCCGCCGATGTGTCTTCTATTTTTGTGAGTGAAACTGGCGGCTTTGATAACGTCTTTCGGATTGCCGGTCGTCGCGATTCATCCGAGGCGGTGTTTGTGATCAGTCGGCGTGACGGGCGAGAAACCGATACTTTTGCCGACTCAGATTTTGTCGATTCCATCGATTCAGAAGGAACGACCGTCTTTGGTCATTTTGTTCAGCGTTTGAGCCCGGTAAGCAAACTGAGCTTTATTGCTGAAGACTTTAACCGCGACACCCGCCGCAACGAGGCTGACGGTAATCTCGGCATCAACCTGAGCGAGACGGAAGATATTTTGATCGATCGCACCCGCGTCAGCCTGGCCTATGAATACGACAATCCAGAGAGTGAATCATTCTTAAACTTTGCTCGGGTGCAGGCGTTTTATCAAGATTCCACTCTGACTGAACTGCTTGATGAAACCCGTGCTTCTGGGTCAGCTTTTCCTGGAGTCCGCGTCTTTCGAGAAACTGAGAACCAGTTCTTTGCGGATAGCTATGGGGGAGATGTGCAGTTGCGCAGTGACTTCTCAACCGGCAGCGTCAACCATCGCCTGACCTATGGACTCGATGTTTCGAATACGTTCAACTCCCGGCCTCGCGATCGCACCGAAACCAACCTCATCACAGGGGAATCGACCAACGAAATCCCCCCCGATGTCTTCCCGGTTAAGGATTTTCCCGATGGCGACACCCTGCGACTCGGCCTTTATCTCCAAAATGAGATGGAAATCGGCCCCCTCGACATCATCGCCGGGCTCAGATTTGATCACTACGATCTCTCCACAGACCCCGATGACGACTTTGTCCGCAATGGGGCAGAGTCGGCTGACCTGAATGCCTCTGCCCTGTCTCCCCGGATTGCCCTGCTCTATGAAGCCACCCCAGAAATTTCGCTCTACGGGCAATATGCGCGCGGTTTCCGGGCTCCTCTGTACAGCGAAATCAACAGTGGGTTTACCAACCTGACCGGCTCCTTTTTCAAGTATGAAACCCTCTCTAACCCTGACTTAGATCCGGAAACCAGTAATAGCTTTGAGGTGGGCGTGCGGGGGAATTTCCCTCAGTTCGACTTCCGGGTCACCGGGTTCTACAACACCTATGACAACTTCATTGAGACGTTTGCCGCCGCCGGAACGCGCTGCCTGGTGGACGCAGAGCCCTGTCCGTTTTTACCCCCGTCTTTGGGTGGCACTCAGAGCGTGAATCAGTTCCAGACGCAAAATGTGGCTGAAGCGCGCATTTTTGGGGTAGAAGTAGGCGGAGAATACCGCTTTAATCCAGATGGCTCAGGGTTCAGTTTGCTCGGCAGCTTTGCTTGGGCCCAGGGCGATAACCAGACTGATGATGAACCCCTGACCACTGTAGACCCCCTCACCGCAGTGCTAGGACTGCGCTACCGGGATCCGAGCGATCAGTGGCGGGCTGAGTTTCTGAGTACGATAGTAGGCACTGCGCGAGTCCCGGACGATGCTGATACCTTTGTCCCTGACGCCTATGCCGTGTTTGATTTGATTGGCAGCTACAATCCAACGTCCAATCTGGGCTTAAGCCTGGGTATTTATAACCTTTTCAACACGGAGTACTACACCTACTCAACAGTGCGAACACAGCCTGAAGATGCTGCTGATATTGAGCGATTGAGCCAGTCTGGAACGAATGTCCGACTGGGGGTTAGCTATCGTTTTTAG
- a CDS encoding flavin reductase, which yields MLDEQAKKTLLRKIPHGLYICGVRNGDELNGFTASWVMQASFQPPLLVNCVKNDSTSHAMIKASSTFALSFLEAGQKDLAQNFFKPLRRVGNKFEDIEFYEAPETGCPVIKDTLGYVECRIVGSVEHGDHTVFVGEVVGAALHREGDPLLLESTGWNYGG from the coding sequence ATGTTGGACGAACAGGCGAAAAAGACCCTGCTGCGCAAAATTCCCCACGGACTCTACATCTGCGGCGTGCGTAATGGTGATGAGCTGAATGGCTTCACTGCTAGCTGGGTCATGCAGGCTTCTTTTCAGCCCCCCCTCCTGGTGAACTGCGTCAAAAATGACTCCACCTCCCACGCCATGATCAAGGCCAGCAGCACCTTTGCCCTCAGTTTTTTAGAGGCAGGGCAAAAAGACCTGGCGCAAAACTTCTTCAAACCTTTACGACGGGTTGGCAACAAGTTTGAAGACATCGAATTTTATGAAGCCCCAGAAACCGGTTGCCCTGTCATCAAAGACACCCTGGGCTATGTGGAATGTCGGATTGTCGGCAGTGTAGAGCATGGCGACCATACCGTGTTTGTGGGTGAAGTCGTCGGCGCTGCCCTGCATCGGGAAGGGGATCCATTATTGCTGGAAAGCACCGGCTGGAACTATGGCGGCTAG
- a CDS encoding biopolymer transporter ExbD, producing MRVWDEESEEALEVNIVPMIDVIFAILAFFILATLFLTRTEGIPVDLPQADSATPQTQTDFTVTLQPDGSLALDKAPIALEDLRSAIEQALVPNQSAIVTIQADEQVYHGQVIDVMDELRVLEGVQLGIATEPEPQEP from the coding sequence ATGCGCGTGTGGGATGAAGAGTCAGAAGAGGCCTTGGAAGTCAATATCGTGCCCATGATCGACGTGATTTTTGCGATCTTGGCGTTCTTCATTTTGGCGACGCTGTTCCTGACTCGCACCGAGGGCATCCCGGTAGATCTGCCTCAGGCAGACAGCGCTACGCCGCAAACTCAGACAGACTTTACGGTCACGCTGCAGCCGGACGGCAGTCTGGCGTTAGATAAAGCGCCGATCGCCTTAGAAGACTTACGGTCTGCTATTGAGCAAGCCCTGGTTCCCAATCAATCGGCTATTGTCACCATTCAGGCTGATGAGCAGGTTTATCACGGCCAAGTAATTGACGTGATGGATGAGCTGCGAGTGTTAGAGGGCGTGCAGTTAGGAATTGCCACTGAACCTGAACCCCAAGAACCATGA
- a CDS encoding cupin domain-containing protein, whose product MKSTSTYWNPLSLACSHQWEILEGTEEKISQITLAEDPETGDYTRLTKFSDGYSTEEFGPNSHDYPEEILIISGRLYDEAFQMWLEAGHYASRPPGEVHGPFKADGDVIVLEMSYPSQSITKKDDNEKNSRMGAATL is encoded by the coding sequence ATGAAATCAACATCCACCTATTGGAATCCATTGTCTCTTGCTTGCAGTCATCAGTGGGAAATTCTGGAAGGCACAGAAGAAAAAATCTCGCAGATTACCCTTGCCGAAGATCCTGAGACGGGTGACTATACACGGTTGACTAAGTTCTCAGACGGGTATTCAACCGAGGAATTTGGCCCGAACAGTCATGATTACCCAGAGGAGATTCTGATTATCTCAGGCCGGTTATATGACGAAGCTTTCCAGATGTGGCTGGAGGCAGGCCATTACGCCAGTCGCCCGCCAGGGGAAGTACATGGACCATTCAAGGCTGACGGAGACGTTATCGTCCTGGAAATGTCTTATCCAAGTCAGTCCATCACCAAAAAAGACGACAACGAGAAGAATTCGAGAATGGGAGCGGCTACCCTGTAA
- a CDS encoding SRPBCC domain-containing protein, with product MPTLHTEIEINAPRSLVWATLIRKDEWRRWNTFLYDSDPALLIRQGQAIFLSVRRLEEDESTDFEPLVTLVQPDVCLRWVAQMPGFKSEHVFELQDLGPNRTLYIHCERFKGILSTVFLPFIRQDEKQGIKRMARQLKRYVEHREYRQYRRDQRNRRYR from the coding sequence ATGCCCACCCTGCACACCGAGATTGAAATTAACGCCCCCCGCAGCCTTGTGTGGGCAACGCTGATCCGCAAGGATGAGTGGCGGCGGTGGAACACGTTTTTGTATGATAGCGACCCGGCGCTGCTAATTCGCCAAGGCCAGGCGATCTTCTTGTCTGTGCGGCGCTTAGAAGAGGATGAATCCACGGATTTTGAACCGCTGGTCACCCTGGTGCAGCCTGATGTCTGCCTACGCTGGGTGGCCCAAATGCCAGGGTTTAAAAGTGAGCATGTCTTCGAGCTGCAAGATTTAGGCCCCAATCGCACCCTTTACATCCACTGTGAACGGTTTAAGGGCATCCTTTCCACGGTGTTTCTGCCTTTCATTCGCCAGGATGAAAAACAAGGCATCAAACGCATGGCCCGACAGCTCAAGCGCTATGTCGAACACCGCGAATATCGCCAATATCGACGCGATCAACGGAATCGCCGCTACCGTTAA
- a CDS encoding GNAT family N-acetyltransferase: MITLRDYEPSDAARLVLLANNKNVSRYLVDTFPYPYTQQDAEWWITTGATADDTVTKVIQYNGEFVGSVGITPQVGWKSHVAEIGYWIGEAYWRQGITTAALTLMTDHALSTLHYQKLFAPVLGPNKASMRVLEKCGYELEGILKCEVSKDGQYFDLYHYAKCCL, encoded by the coding sequence ATGATTACGCTGCGAGACTACGAACCCTCCGATGCCGCAAGACTGGTATTGCTCGCCAATAACAAGAATGTTTCGAGGTACCTGGTTGACACGTTCCCATATCCTTACACGCAGCAGGATGCTGAATGGTGGATTACCACGGGCGCAACAGCCGATGACACCGTCACGAAAGTGATCCAATATAACGGTGAGTTTGTAGGCAGCGTTGGCATTACGCCGCAAGTTGGCTGGAAGAGCCACGTAGCAGAAATTGGCTATTGGATTGGTGAAGCTTACTGGCGACAAGGGATTACCACTGCAGCGTTAACGCTCATGACCGACCATGCACTCTCCACACTGCACTATCAAAAGCTGTTTGCACCGGTGCTAGGCCCCAACAAAGCTTCCATGAGAGTGCTGGAAAAATGCGGCTATGAATTAGAAGGCATTTTGAAATGCGAGGTCTCTAAAGATGGGCAATATTTCGACCTTTATCACTATGCCAAGTGCTGCTTATAG
- a CDS encoding NAD-dependent malic enzyme, which produces MVHLTPNSSYGLTLRLKLPNQTGMLALVTQAIATAGGNLEDVRLLERTRKCVIREITVDAASSEQAEAIATAVRELGQVEILKVEDRTFQLHEGGKIEVVSKITVRNQDDLAMAYTPGVGRVCQAIATTPDRVYDLTIKHNTVAIVTDGSAVLGLGNLGPAGALPVMEGKALLFKEFAGLDAFPICLDTQDTDEIVETVKRIAPVFGGVNLEDISAPRCFEIEARLQRELDIPVFHDDQHGTAIVVLAALTNALKLVKKSLSEARIVINGAGAAGVAIAHLLQKAGAQTLLMCDSKGIISGDRTDLNPQKQTFAAEEAGTLADALNQADVFLGVSAPGVVTVEMVRSMAQQPIVFAMANPIPEIQPELVADIVAVMATGRSDYPNQINNVLAFPGMLRGALDCRAEAITITMFLEAANAIANLVNPHELDTDHIIPSVFDPRVATAVASAVQQAARQEGVARA; this is translated from the coding sequence ATGGTTCACCTTACGCCCAACTCTAGCTACGGTCTGACCCTACGCCTTAAGTTACCGAACCAGACCGGGATGCTAGCCCTGGTTACCCAGGCGATCGCCACTGCAGGCGGCAACCTAGAAGACGTGAGGTTATTGGAGCGCACTCGCAAATGCGTGATTCGGGAGATTACGGTCGATGCTGCCAGCAGTGAACAGGCAGAGGCGATCGCAACGGCAGTCCGTGAGTTAGGCCAGGTTGAGATCCTCAAGGTGGAGGACCGTACCTTCCAACTCCATGAGGGCGGCAAAATTGAGGTCGTCAGCAAAATCACCGTTCGCAATCAGGATGATTTGGCCATGGCCTACACCCCAGGGGTGGGGCGGGTGTGTCAGGCGATCGCCACGACCCCTGACCGTGTCTATGACCTGACGATCAAGCACAATACGGTGGCCATTGTCACGGATGGCAGTGCCGTGTTGGGCTTGGGCAATTTGGGGCCAGCGGGTGCGCTGCCAGTCATGGAAGGCAAAGCGTTACTATTCAAAGAATTTGCTGGTCTGGATGCATTCCCCATTTGTCTGGACACCCAAGACACCGATGAAATTGTAGAAACCGTGAAGCGCATTGCTCCCGTCTTTGGGGGCGTCAACCTGGAAGACATTAGCGCCCCCCGCTGTTTTGAGATTGAGGCCCGACTGCAGCGCGAGCTGGATATTCCGGTATTTCATGACGATCAGCATGGCACCGCCATTGTCGTATTGGCAGCTCTGACCAATGCCCTCAAGCTGGTGAAAAAATCTCTGAGCGAGGCTCGCATTGTGATTAATGGGGCCGGGGCCGCCGGGGTGGCGATCGCCCACTTGCTGCAAAAAGCCGGGGCACAGACCTTATTGATGTGTGACTCTAAGGGCATTATTTCGGGCGATCGCACAGACCTTAATCCCCAAAAACAAACCTTTGCAGCAGAGGAGGCAGGCACCTTAGCCGATGCCCTGAACCAGGCCGATGTCTTTTTGGGCGTCAGCGCCCCCGGCGTGGTCACAGTAGAGATGGTGCGCTCCATGGCGCAGCAGCCCATTGTGTTTGCCATGGCAAACCCCATTCCTGAAATTCAACCGGAACTGGTGGCCGACATCGTGGCCGTCATGGCGACGGGGCGCAGCGACTATCCGAACCAGATCAACAATGTGCTGGCGTTTCCAGGCATGTTGCGGGGGGCGCTCGATTGTCGCGCCGAGGCGATTACCATCACCATGTTTCTAGAGGCGGCCAACGCGATCGCCAATCTAGTGAATCCCCATGAGCTTGACACCGACCATATCATCCCTTCGGTATTTGATCCGCGAGTGGCAACTGCGGTAGCGTCTGCAGTACAACAGGCCGCTCGACAAGAGGGCGTCGCCCGCGCCTGA
- a CDS encoding ABC transporter substrate-binding protein, translating to MKSQWLKRLVVIGVMGAIAACSSPNDASPVAEDGSPEATLNETESTDSSIATATQIVALTSLTADIVHTLNEDVLVGIPGNPMLREDTRFAGLEIVSEGRIEPDIEKIVALQPDLVIGAVGFHDRTLETLEELGIETLGTEVNSWDALKTLTGDLAQRVGANPQPLLDRYDACLAQAPTTSPTTLVLVSRQPLLSPNQDSWAGDFLTQFNIQSLTAELQGDSPFDGYITLSEEKVLESNPETLLVVETGDNLLDQLKGDAFWGQLQATQTGAVHTFNYLGLVNPGSLASIEATCLQLSEL from the coding sequence ATGAAATCTCAATGGTTGAAACGACTGGTAGTAATAGGGGTAATGGGGGCGATCGCAGCTTGCTCAAGCCCCAATGACGCTTCACCTGTCGCGGAAGATGGCTCCCCGGAGGCGACCTTGAATGAGACTGAGTCCACAGACTCATCCATCGCCACCGCAACACAAATCGTCGCCCTGACATCCCTCACGGCTGATATCGTTCACACCCTCAATGAAGACGTCCTAGTGGGGATTCCGGGCAACCCGATGTTGCGCGAAGATACCCGCTTCGCGGGTTTAGAAATTGTCAGTGAAGGGCGGATTGAGCCAGACATTGAAAAAATCGTTGCCCTACAACCCGATCTCGTGATTGGAGCTGTGGGGTTTCACGATAGAACCCTGGAGACCTTAGAAGAATTAGGCATTGAAACCTTAGGCACTGAGGTGAACAGTTGGGACGCGCTTAAAACCCTGACGGGCGATTTAGCCCAGCGCGTAGGTGCCAACCCCCAACCTTTGTTAGACCGATATGATGCCTGTTTGGCGCAAGCTCCAACGACGTCGCCCACCACGCTGGTATTAGTGAGCCGCCAACCCCTCTTGTCTCCCAATCAAGATAGCTGGGCCGGAGATTTTCTTACTCAGTTCAATATTCAAAGTTTGACGGCTGAACTTCAGGGAGACAGCCCCTTTGATGGCTATATCACCCTCTCAGAAGAGAAAGTTTTAGAGTCGAATCCTGAAACATTACTGGTGGTTGAAACGGGTGATAACTTACTGGATCAGTTGAAAGGAGATGCCTTCTGGGGTCAACTGCAGGCTACGCAGACGGGAGCTGTTCATACCTTCAATTACTTGGGCCTGGTGAATCCTGGTAGTTTGGCCAGTATTGAAGCGACGTGTTTGCAGTTATCTGAGCTTTAG
- a CDS encoding ABC transporter ATP-binding protein yields MPLEAHQLTGGYNDRPIVAAVNLSLVSGEWLSLLGANGSGKSTLLRLLSRILKPQQGAVRLDGRDIHTLSPTTMARRLALLPQQQTLPDGLTVYQLVSLGRSPHQPWWQWELDDAGRQQVEKALHWTEIDHYRDRPVTDLSGGERQRAFLALALAQDPKVLLLDEPTTFLDLHYQLQLLELLKRLNRQQGLSIITVLHDINLAARYSDRLALMRQGHLWAVGTPTEMLTPDTLRQVFDIEAAIIHTPVGLQICPLAACSPHSAELTTAPS; encoded by the coding sequence ATGCCGTTAGAAGCCCATCAGCTCACCGGAGGATATAACGACCGCCCCATCGTTGCAGCGGTCAACCTCTCTCTGGTTTCCGGAGAATGGCTCAGCCTCCTGGGGGCTAACGGCTCTGGTAAATCGACACTGTTGCGCCTCCTGAGTCGGATTCTAAAACCTCAGCAAGGGGCTGTACGGCTGGATGGGCGAGATATCCACACCCTGTCGCCCACCACGATGGCGCGCCGATTGGCCCTGCTGCCCCAACAGCAAACCCTCCCAGATGGGCTCACGGTCTATCAACTCGTGAGTTTGGGGCGATCGCCCCATCAACCCTGGTGGCAGTGGGAATTGGATGACGCTGGACGTCAGCAGGTGGAAAAAGCCCTGCACTGGACAGAAATTGATCACTATCGCGATCGCCCGGTCACCGATCTCTCGGGTGGCGAACGCCAGCGAGCCTTTTTAGCCTTGGCCTTAGCGCAAGATCCCAAAGTGCTGCTGCTGGATGAACCGACAACCTTTTTAGACCTGCACTATCAGCTGCAGCTGCTGGAACTGCTGAAACGTCTCAATCGCCAGCAAGGTCTTTCTATCATCACGGTGCTACACGACATTAATTTGGCGGCGCGATATAGCGATCGCCTGGCTCTCATGCGTCAGGGGCATCTCTGGGCTGTGGGCACCCCAACTGAAATGCTCACCCCCGATACCCTGCGTCAAGTCTTTGATATTGAAGCCGCCATCATTCACACCCCAGTGGGTCTGCAAATTTGCCCGCTGGCGGCCTGCAGCCCTCATAGTGCTGAGCTAACCACTGCACCCTCCTAG
- a CDS encoding MotA/TolQ/ExbB proton channel family protein produces the protein MSMVQVFAAGGIVMVPLLLFSVTAIALTVERAIFWLRVSRRQRSVVKNILQTYRANPADAFERLKKHLDLPIARIFLEALELDGASPSQFRLALEGATQAELPLLKRFNTVFQTIIAVAPLLGLLGTILGLIRSFASIQIGELGSNAEAVTGGISEALVSTAAGMMVAIFTLLVANLFRGLYRRQVALLQEYGSQLEILYEWHYRATYPAHNSAEEPYARVG, from the coding sequence ATGTCTATGGTTCAGGTATTTGCAGCAGGCGGCATCGTCATGGTGCCGCTGTTGTTGTTTTCAGTGACGGCGATCGCACTAACTGTTGAGCGGGCGATCTTTTGGTTGCGCGTCAGCCGCCGTCAGCGATCGGTTGTAAAAAATATTTTGCAAACCTATCGCGCGAATCCTGCTGACGCTTTTGAGCGACTCAAAAAACATCTTGATTTGCCCATTGCCCGAATTTTTCTAGAAGCGCTAGAGCTAGATGGGGCTTCTCCTAGCCAGTTTCGCTTAGCCCTAGAGGGCGCTACTCAGGCAGAACTCCCCTTGCTCAAACGGTTCAACACGGTGTTTCAAACCATCATCGCAGTGGCCCCATTGCTGGGGTTGTTGGGCACGATCTTGGGTCTGATTCGCTCGTTTGCCTCGATTCAAATTGGGGAGTTAGGGAGCAATGCCGAAGCCGTGACCGGGGGTATCAGCGAAGCCCTGGTCTCTACCGCAGCGGGCATGATGGTGGCGATTTTCACCCTGCTGGTCGCGAATTTATTTCGGGGTCTGTACAGACGGCAGGTAGCCCTGCTGCAGGAGTATGGCAGCCAACTCGAAATTCTTTATGAATGGCACTATCGCGCCACATACCCGGCCCATAATTCAGCGGAGGAGCCCTATGCGCGTGTGGGATGA
- a CDS encoding cupin domain-containing protein: MKYKALNLEEKFNLFSEQWTPKVIAEMNDYQFKLVKIEGDFVWHDHPDTDETFIVLEGNLRIDFRDGQVHLKPGEMYVVPKGVEHKPFAENEVKMLLIEPRGVLNTGKEGGELTAENDIWI; this comes from the coding sequence ATGAAATACAAAGCGTTAAACCTTGAAGAAAAGTTCAATCTATTTAGTGAGCAGTGGACGCCCAAGGTGATCGCTGAAATGAATGATTACCAGTTCAAGCTGGTTAAAATCGAAGGAGATTTTGTGTGGCACGATCATCCAGATACCGATGAAACATTCATCGTTCTGGAAGGAAATTTACGTATTGATTTTAGAGATGGTCAGGTTCATTTAAAGCCAGGTGAAATGTATGTAGTCCCCAAGGGAGTAGAACATAAGCCGTTTGCAGAGAATGAAGTCAAAATGCTTTTAATAGAACCCCGTGGCGTTCTCAATACTGGGAAAGAGGGGGGAGAATTAACCGCTGAAAATGACATTTGGATATAG